The Dehalococcoidales bacterium genome window below encodes:
- a CDS encoding isoprenylcysteine carboxylmethyltransferase family protein, translating into MSVAFAFIASGFVWLSFELWLNFRDRARVDATEDKSSGLHLFSLLIAALVICVIIQQTDLPRIPIGQDHRYLIGTSVVLAGAVLRWWAFWSLGKYFRTVLAIQDGQKVVDRGPYRFIRHPAYTGALLAFTGFGLGLGIWAGLAVILALSFLGYHRRIKLEEQLMITCFQAEYLRFMEKTKKLIPFIY; encoded by the coding sequence TCTGGCTGTCTTTTGAATTATGGCTTAACTTCCGCGACAGGGCCAGAGTCGATGCGACTGAAGACAAAAGTAGCGGTCTCCATTTGTTTTCGCTTCTGATTGCGGCACTGGTTATATGTGTAATTATTCAACAAACTGACCTGCCCAGGATTCCGATAGGTCAGGATCATAGATATTTAATCGGTACCTCCGTTGTGCTCGCCGGTGCCGTCCTCCGTTGGTGGGCATTCTGGTCTCTCGGTAAATATTTCCGGACCGTGCTGGCAATCCAGGACGGTCAAAAGGTCGTTGACCGGGGGCCGTATCGCTTTATTCGACACCCTGCATATACGGGAGCTCTGCTCGCCTTCACAGGCTTTGGTTTAGGCCTCGGGATCTGGGCAGGTCTGGCGGTTATTCTTGCTCTTTCGTTCCTGGGTTATCACCGCCGGATTAAGCTGGAGGAACAATTGATGATTACCTGCTTCCAGGCAGAATACCTGAGATTTATGGAAAAGACCAAAAAACTCATTCCGTTTATTTATTAA